A single window of Chloracidobacterium sp. DNA harbors:
- a CDS encoding sigma-70 family RNA polymerase sigma factor, protein MMLTDEELVMACRNGDESAWEAITLKYQALLFSIPRRAGLSRDLASDVLQEVFITLFKKLDQLEKPEFLKAWLVTTTRHKTIHLIKRETRGRPISIDDDLHEQAFEIPDKSPLADETLIRLERETQIEAAFTHLDDRCHRLLMMLYLNSEIIPYAEIAEHLQLPLGSIGPTKARCLQKLLKFIP, encoded by the coding sequence ATGATGCTCACCGACGAAGAATTGGTGATGGCTTGTCGCAACGGCGACGAATCCGCCTGGGAGGCCATTACCCTTAAATATCAGGCACTTCTATTCTCGATCCCGCGCAGGGCTGGTCTAAGCCGCGATCTGGCCTCGGACGTGCTTCAGGAAGTTTTCATTACGCTTTTCAAAAAACTTGACCAATTGGAAAAGCCTGAGTTTCTCAAAGCGTGGCTCGTCACGACTACCCGACACAAAACCATCCATCTGATCAAACGCGAGACACGAGGCCGTCCGATTTCCATCGACGATGACCTGCACGAGCAGGCCTTTGAAATACCTGACAAGTCGCCATTGGCCGACGAGACCCTGATCCGACTCGAGCGCGAAACACAGATCGAGGCCGCGTTTACGCATTTAGATGACCGGTGCCACCGACTATTGATGATGCTTTACTTGAATAGCGAGATTATTCCTTACGCCGAGATCGCCGAACACCTCCAACTGCCGTTGGGGAGTATCGGCCCGACAAAGGCACGGTGTCTGCAAAAATTATTAAAATTCATTCCATAA
- a CDS encoding carboxypeptidase regulatory-like domain-containing protein — MRHIELPQFLDSFDGVSPATLNNSIADHIALCPDCSGTYHKLIDLYAYPRPVASEIVPQAATARILNIFQRRPQSQEPAKLVINIASLIFDDWQTLVHERFSGFDSRQLLFQAGEFEIDIRIDISGSTCALAGQIFPELADALIKVESGQYVREVQTSSFGEFYLDSLPVGEYTLSITAGDVSLRIEKVPLTH, encoded by the coding sequence ATGAGGCACATTGAATTACCACAATTTTTGGACAGTTTCGACGGCGTGTCGCCAGCGACATTGAATAATAGCATTGCCGACCATATAGCCCTCTGTCCGGATTGCAGCGGCACGTATCATAAGTTAATTGATCTATACGCATATCCCCGCCCGGTTGCCAGCGAGATCGTCCCGCAGGCCGCAACCGCAAGGATCTTAAATATTTTTCAGCGTCGCCCTCAAAGCCAAGAACCGGCAAAGCTCGTAATCAATATCGCTTCTCTTATATTCGACGATTGGCAAACACTTGTGCACGAAAGATTTTCAGGTTTCGATTCCCGACAACTTTTGTTCCAGGCAGGCGAATTCGAGATCGACATTCGGATAGACATTAGCGGCAGCACTTGTGCACTTGCCGGGCAGATCTTTCCGGAACTCGCAGATGCGTTGATAAAGGTCGAATCAGGCCAATATGTCCGTGAGGTTCAGACCAGTAGTTTTGGCGAATTTTATCTAGACTCGCTTCCAGTTGGCGAGTACACGCTGAGTATCACTGCGGGTGATGTCAGCCTGCGGATCGAAAAAGTCCCCTTGACCCACTAG
- a CDS encoding Rieske (2Fe-2S) protein, whose amino-acid sequence MKKEDKETIRKDRRTFLSILPVGVIGIVGASMTLAAKRSLEPAHGTVAEESWKTLSEAAEFAGEEPIEKTISVTCRSGWSKTVEDVSVYVLPQHENKVLSSVCPHEGCPIVWDGETKNFLCPCHDSFFSDSGQRLTGPSTRDLTEYESRIENGKLQIKIK is encoded by the coding sequence ATGAAAAAAGAAGATAAAGAGACCATTCGCAAAGATCGCCGCACCTTTTTGTCGATCTTACCTGTCGGAGTGATCGGAATCGTCGGAGCGTCGATGACGCTTGCTGCGAAAAGATCACTGGAACCTGCCCACGGTACGGTAGCTGAGGAGTCGTGGAAGACCTTAAGCGAAGCTGCTGAATTTGCCGGTGAAGAACCGATCGAAAAGACGATCTCGGTTACTTGTCGTTCGGGTTGGAGCAAAACCGTCGAGGATGTATCCGTCTATGTGCTACCGCAGCACGAGAACAAGGTACTCTCGTCGGTCTGTCCTCACGAGGGTTGCCCGATCGTTTGGGACGGCGAAACAAAAAATTTTCTTTGCCCATGTCACGACAGCTTTTTTAGCGATAGCGGACAGCGTCTCACCGGCCCGTCGACCCGCGACCTGACCGAATATGAATCGCGGATCGAGAACGGCAAACTTCAGATCAAAATAAAATAA
- a CDS encoding cytochrome b N-terminal domain-containing protein, which translates to MAAEFNIQNSWFGRWIERETEVKSLIFRISGEPEDGAKAWARTTSGVLAMLLMIQMITGILLAFHYVPAVTTAYTTVAFIELAVRDGAWIRSMHYHSSILLPIATGLHLLQMIIRATYASQRTAWIFGIALLALALAAGATGYALPWDARAINGVNIAASLAGNAPFFGETARAWLIDGTAISTLTLSRFYGLHVYVIPTMVVAAAILRVFVFAKAPTNVDERTVANWARGQFARNMIVVGVAFAAMALFSSSYPAPFGPPIADTATYLPRPGPQFLWLFEMQKYTDGSLAAVLATGFPALIIGGLIAIPILITRQIRLQRIALIALYVIGVGVATTLTGIAMYQDASEPRIAEQLAKQERDESVFRASQFQPQTNFESGPHHTTSPENSNIETASMDVMAESSPNAIPPVYSTSCAKCHGAAGEGTKKFPELIGVTSRDEDQLTPDLVLAIINDPKSVGRSTKMPAYHDKLSEAEKQELVSWIRSLKPETDSEVEHTVQTAKVDQNK; encoded by the coding sequence ATGGCTGCAGAGTTCAATATTCAGAATTCGTGGTTCGGTCGGTGGATCGAACGTGAGACCGAGGTCAAATCGCTGATCTTCCGCATTTCGGGAGAGCCGGAGGACGGGGCGAAGGCCTGGGCACGCACTACGAGCGGCGTCCTCGCAATGTTGCTGATGATACAGATGATCACCGGCATTCTACTGGCATTCCATTACGTGCCGGCAGTAACGACTGCCTACACTACGGTCGCATTTATCGAATTGGCGGTTCGCGATGGGGCCTGGATTCGTTCGATGCACTATCATTCGTCGATTCTTTTGCCGATCGCCACCGGTTTGCACCTCCTGCAAATGATCATACGAGCAACGTACGCAAGCCAGCGAACGGCTTGGATATTCGGCATTGCTTTGTTGGCCCTCGCACTTGCCGCGGGAGCAACCGGCTATGCGTTGCCTTGGGATGCTAGAGCGATCAACGGTGTAAATATTGCCGCGAGTCTTGCGGGAAATGCACCGTTCTTTGGTGAGACCGCCCGGGCGTGGCTTATCGACGGTACGGCGATCTCGACGTTGACCTTGTCCAGATTTTACGGCCTGCACGTTTACGTGATCCCGACAATGGTCGTTGCCGCCGCGATATTGCGAGTCTTTGTTTTTGCGAAAGCCCCAACGAATGTAGACGAGCGAACGGTCGCCAATTGGGCACGCGGCCAATTTGCCAGAAATATGATCGTCGTCGGGGTCGCCTTTGCTGCGATGGCACTCTTTTCTAGCTCATACCCCGCCCCGTTCGGACCGCCGATCGCCGATACCGCAACATATTTACCCCGTCCCGGGCCACAATTTTTGTGGCTGTTCGAGATGCAGAAATATACAGACGGTTCGCTCGCGGCAGTTCTGGCGACGGGATTTCCGGCGTTGATCATCGGCGGGCTGATCGCGATACCGATTTTGATAACACGCCAGATCCGTTTACAGCGAATAGCGTTAATCGCCCTTTATGTCATCGGAGTCGGTGTTGCGACAACACTTACGGGCATTGCAATGTATCAGGACGCAAGCGAGCCTCGCATAGCCGAACAACTTGCCAAGCAGGAACGCGACGAATCTGTGTTTCGGGCCTCACAATTTCAGCCGCAAACGAATTTCGAATCCGGCCCCCATCACACAACGTCACCCGAAAACTCCAATATTGAAACAGCAAGCATGGATGTGATGGCTGAAAGTTCGCCGAATGCGATTCCGCCGGTGTATTCAACGAGTTGTGCGAAATGCCACGGTGCCGCCGGCGAAGGCACCAAAAAGTTCCCTGAGTTGATCGGCGTCACCTCCCGCGACGAAGATCAACTGACACCCGATCTCGTGCTTGCGATAATTAACGACCCAAAATCCGTCGGCCGCAGCACCAAAATGCCTGCATACCACGACAAACTTAGCGAAGCTGAGAAACAGGAACTCGTTTCCTGGATCAGATCTTTGAAACCCGAAACCGACAGCGAGGTGGAGCACACTGTGCAAACCGCCAAGGTTGATCAAAACAAATAA
- a CDS encoding c-type cytochrome: MAKYAPIESSPMMSDGGSDYAASCSRCHGSDGRGQTAKGRQTHAGDLTKSNVTDAKGIRMISNGSGEMPAFKSSMTPTQIREVMAYSRGFRR; the protein is encoded by the coding sequence ATGGCAAAATACGCACCCATCGAGTCCAGTCCGATGATGTCAGACGGTGGTTCCGACTACGCGGCATCGTGCTCCAGGTGTCATGGCTCTGATGGGCGTGGCCAAACTGCCAAAGGTCGGCAGACACACGCAGGTGACCTGACAAAAAGCAATGTTACTGATGCAAAGGGCATAAGGATGATTAGCAACGGAAGCGGCGAAATGCCGGCATTCAAGAGCAGTATGACCCCGACTCAGATCCGTGAGGTTATGGCTTACTCACGCGGATTCCGGCGGTAA
- a CDS encoding insulinase family protein: MKNSIFEMKKRLFRSQRLCVAAVILGLFSVAGYTQKETPPAGGQPKAFVFPKQDTYKLPNGMTVTLVQYGAVPKVAMQAVISAGSLNEKAGKRWISDIVATMLKEGTATRSAEQIARETADMGGSIFTSASTDKTTVGGEVLSEFDTRFVELMADVIRDPKFSASDLEKNRENKLRENAIGRAQPSNIAWENFRQTIFPGHPYGEIFASDDTIKGYSLDDVKEFYSSQFGAARTHLYIVGQFNPSNVKAAIQKAFGSWKKGPDAIRSIPTVAAKRSMTVIDRPGAPQSTIYLGMPAVSPSDADFIKFTVMDSLLGSSFGSRITSNIREAKGYTYSPSSMMWNRFKTGYWIETADVTTEATGASVKEILFEIERLKSEPPTAAELQGIKNYLVGIYVLQNSARTGVIGQIESGNYNELGKNYLDTYVQNIAAVTPADVSAMAKKYLSADKMTLVVVGDRSKIDEQLKPYGN, encoded by the coding sequence ATGAAGAATTCTATATTTGAAATGAAAAAAAGGCTTTTCCGATCTCAGCGTCTATGCGTCGCGGCCGTAATTCTGGGATTATTCTCGGTTGCGGGATATACCCAAAAGGAAACTCCGCCGGCGGGCGGCCAGCCAAAGGCTTTTGTATTTCCAAAACAGGACACGTACAAACTGCCGAACGGAATGACCGTGACACTCGTCCAATACGGAGCGGTGCCGAAGGTCGCGATGCAAGCGGTCATCAGTGCCGGTTCGCTTAACGAAAAGGCAGGCAAACGATGGATCTCGGATATCGTCGCGACGATGCTGAAGGAAGGCACGGCGACGCGCTCGGCCGAGCAGATCGCCCGTGAGACTGCCGATATGGGCGGCAGCATTTTTACGTCGGCATCGACGGACAAAACGACGGTCGGCGGCGAGGTTCTTTCGGAGTTTGACACACGGTTTGTCGAACTAATGGCTGATGTCATACGTGATCCCAAATTCTCAGCCTCTGATCTCGAAAAAAATCGTGAAAACAAACTCCGCGAAAACGCCATTGGGCGTGCGCAACCGAGCAACATCGCTTGGGAAAACTTTCGTCAGACGATATTTCCCGGTCATCCGTACGGTGAGATATTCGCCTCGGATGACACGATCAAGGGTTACTCACTGGACGACGTCAAGGAGTTCTACAGTTCCCAGTTCGGGGCGGCCAGAACGCACCTTTACATCGTCGGCCAATTTAACCCATCAAATGTAAAAGCGGCGATCCAAAAGGCATTCGGCAGTTGGAAAAAAGGGCCGGATGCGATCCGCAGTATTCCAACAGTTGCAGCCAAGCGATCTATGACGGTCATCGATCGTCCGGGAGCCCCGCAATCAACGATCTACCTCGGGATGCCGGCAGTTTCGCCGTCAGATGCAGATTTTATCAAGTTTACGGTAATGGACTCTCTGCTAGGCAGCTCGTTCGGATCGCGTATCACGTCCAATATTCGCGAAGCGAAGGGTTACACCTATTCGCCGAGTAGTATGATGTGGAACCGCTTCAAGACCGGCTACTGGATCGAAACGGCAGATGTCACGACCGAGGCCACCGGAGCATCGGTCAAGGAGATACTCTTCGAGATCGAGCGTCTCAAAAGCGAGCCACCGACTGCGGCCGAACTGCAGGGTATCAAGAATTACCTTGTCGGAATTTACGTCCTGCAAAACTCGGCCCGCACCGGCGTGATCGGCCAGATCGAAAGCGGCAATTACAACGAATTGGGCAAGAATTACCTCGATACCTACGTCCAGAACATCGCCGCCGTGACTCCGGCCGATGTCTCGGCTATGGCCAAGAAGTATCTGTCCGCTGACAAGATGACCCTCGTCGTCGTCGGCGACCGCTCGAAGATCGACGAACAGCTAAAACCTTACGGTAATTAG
- a CDS encoding insulinase family protein produces the protein MKAFLRKFSLTALIAAISLSLVGAIPVQAAKSAGGITVPVTYYKLSNGLKVVLSPEHSAPLVTVAVYYNIGFRIEPRDRTGFAHLFEHLMFQGSKNLGKMEFIRLVESNGGVLNGSTRFDFTNYFAVMPSHKTETLLWAEADRMRGLDITQENLANQQGVVGNEVKVNVLNQPYGGFPWIDLPMAAFTNWYNSHNFYGDLKDIEAATLADAKTFAGKFYQPQNAVLVVTGDFDEASAKGWIEKYYGNIPSQKAEAMPDLTEPRQEKEKTVSRTDKLARKPAIAFGYQMPKRGTPEYYAMGLIDQILVQGEDSMLYQALVKDKNYSSGVSGGINSALGNMFNYNGPMLFDVNLVHDDKFTPQEILATTDAVIAGIQNKPVEQALIDRAIVKLRSGLYDTMTQFGGFGRADLLASFALFDDKPDNINQIEANFRKVTSALIQKTAKEYLRKTNRTVVILNIEKAVAGGQQ, from the coding sequence ATGAAGGCATTTCTTCGGAAATTTTCGCTGACCGCGTTGATCGCGGCGATCAGTTTGTCACTGGTCGGAGCGATTCCGGTCCAGGCTGCTAAATCGGCAGGCGGCATCACAGTGCCGGTGACCTATTACAAACTTTCTAATGGGCTGAAGGTAGTACTTTCGCCCGAACATTCGGCACCGCTGGTGACCGTCGCGGTCTATTACAACATCGGTTTTCGGATTGAACCGCGGGACCGCACGGGGTTTGCACATCTCTTTGAGCATTTGATGTTTCAGGGCTCAAAGAATCTCGGCAAGATGGAGTTTATCAGGCTCGTCGAGAGCAATGGCGGTGTGCTGAATGGTTCGACGCGATTTGATTTCACCAATTACTTTGCCGTAATGCCGTCGCATAAGACCGAGACGCTGCTATGGGCCGAGGCGGACCGTATGCGCGGACTCGACATTACTCAGGAAAATCTGGCAAATCAACAGGGTGTTGTCGGCAATGAGGTCAAGGTCAACGTGCTCAATCAGCCGTACGGCGGATTCCCCTGGATCGACCTCCCGATGGCGGCGTTTACCAACTGGTATAATTCGCACAATTTTTATGGCGACCTCAAGGATATCGAGGCCGCTACGTTGGCCGATGCCAAGACGTTCGCCGGTAAATTCTATCAACCACAAAACGCCGTACTCGTCGTGACCGGTGATTTTGACGAGGCTTCGGCGAAGGGTTGGATCGAAAAGTATTATGGCAATATTCCCTCGCAAAAGGCGGAAGCTATGCCCGATCTGACCGAACCGCGTCAGGAAAAGGAAAAGACGGTCAGTCGCACCGACAAACTCGCCAGAAAGCCCGCGATCGCATTTGGCTATCAGATGCCGAAACGCGGTACGCCCGAGTATTACGCGATGGGCCTGATCGACCAGATCCTCGTCCAAGGCGAGGACAGTATGCTTTATCAGGCGTTGGTCAAAGACAAGAATTACTCGAGTGGCGTCTCCGGCGGTATCAATTCTGCACTTGGAAATATGTTCAATTACAATGGCCCGATGCTGTTCGACGTCAATCTGGTCCACGATGACAAATTTACTCCGCAGGAGATACTGGCGACGACCGATGCCGTTATAGCTGGTATTCAGAACAAACCGGTGGAGCAGGCTCTGATCGATAGGGCGATCGTCAAACTGCGATCGGGACTCTACGATACGATGACTCAGTTCGGCGGTTTTGGCCGGGCCGACCTGCTCGCGAGCTTTGCCCTCTTTGACGACAAACCGGACAATATCAACCAGATCGAGGCAAACTTCCGAAAAGTTACGTCTGCACTGATCCAAAAGACCGCCAAAGAGTACCTCCGCAAAACAAACCGGACCGTCGTGATACTTAACATCGAAAAGGCGGTCGCAGGAGGTCAACAGTAA
- a CDS encoding winged helix-turn-helix transcriptional regulator codes for MVRNEIDDGALELIASRFRLLAEPMRLKILHALGDTELSVGELVEVTGANQANVSKHLGILLDAGVVSRRKDGLRAIYRVSDESIFALCDVVCSRLEHQLDQHRDALATIRS; via the coding sequence ATGGTTAGAAACGAGATAGATGATGGTGCTCTTGAACTGATCGCGAGCCGTTTTCGGCTTTTGGCAGAACCGATGCGGCTAAAGATCCTGCACGCCCTTGGCGATACTGAGTTGAGCGTAGGCGAACTCGTCGAAGTGACCGGTGCCAATCAGGCAAATGTGTCAAAGCATCTCGGTATTCTGCTCGATGCCGGTGTCGTTTCCCGCCGCAAGGACGGATTGAGAGCCATTTACAGGGTTTCGGATGAATCTATCTTTGCTTTGTGCGATGTCGTCTGTTCTAGGCTTGAGCACCAACTCGACCAGCATCGTGACGCTCTCGCGACCATTCGAAGCTAG
- a CDS encoding DUF2892 domain-containing protein, with translation MTLDRMLHLIAGSFIFISVVLGFWVSPYFFYFTGFVGLNLVQSAFTKWCPMISILQAAGFKNN, from the coding sequence ATGACACTTGATAGAATGCTTCATTTGATCGCGGGTAGCTTCATTTTTATAAGCGTCGTCCTTGGCTTTTGGGTCAGCCCGTACTTCTTTTACTTTACGGGATTCGTCGGACTCAATCTGGTTCAGTCGGCATTTACCAAATGGTGCCCGATGATCTCGATACTTCAGGCGGCGGGCTTTAAGAATAATTGA
- a CDS encoding TolC family protein produces the protein MALVIVAGALPLFSQDRTPVKLDLKDAVEAALTKSIQPKIAESGVKIAAEKVNEAKSGRLPFVQFSQSAIRSNNPVFVFGSLLEQGRFGAANFQVDLLNHPNGIFNFRSLVGAQMPIFDQYQIRSRVRQAVAAKSQAELQTEAIRQKLRFDVINTYYGAVLGTEMIKVRSEAIRSAEANRKKTKDMVDVGMTTEADLLAAEVELANATQNRLEAENDLVTTLATLNITLGDKPETQLELTGDLREKYFPVDDRDALIRIALENRPDYQKAELAVENGRIQTQALRDQKLPRVDGFGNFGYSSPYIANGSSDYTVGVNLTYTIFDAGRKSRTQQAAEAVSMAELEKQNLADAIRLDVIRSLQNYSTARGKIQVSIKSTAYAEEALRIVQDRYKFGLTTFNEVLRAESAVVAAKQNILKARYDYYVSFASILLATGRLSDVRLFD, from the coding sequence ATGGCATTGGTCATCGTGGCCGGGGCGTTACCGCTGTTTTCACAGGACCGGACGCCTGTAAAGCTTGATCTAAAAGATGCGGTCGAAGCCGCACTTACAAAAAGCATACAGCCTAAGATAGCCGAATCCGGTGTAAAGATCGCCGCGGAAAAAGTCAACGAGGCGAAGTCCGGACGGTTGCCATTCGTGCAATTCAGCCAGTCGGCGATCCGCAGTAACAATCCGGTCTTTGTTTTTGGATCGTTGCTCGAACAAGGGCGTTTTGGAGCGGCGAATTTTCAAGTTGACCTATTGAATCACCCCAACGGTATTTTCAATTTTCGCTCGCTCGTCGGTGCACAGATGCCGATATTTGATCAATATCAAATACGTTCAAGGGTGCGTCAGGCGGTGGCGGCCAAAAGCCAGGCTGAATTGCAGACTGAGGCCATCAGGCAGAAACTAAGATTCGACGTCATTAATACATACTACGGCGCGGTACTCGGCACCGAAATGATAAAGGTCCGTAGTGAAGCGATAAGATCGGCCGAGGCAAACCGCAAAAAGACCAAGGATATGGTCGATGTCGGTATGACGACTGAGGCTGACCTGCTGGCTGCTGAGGTCGAACTAGCTAATGCCACCCAGAACCGGCTTGAGGCAGAAAACGATCTGGTCACTACTCTCGCGACACTCAATATAACGCTGGGCGATAAACCGGAAACTCAGCTTGAACTGACCGGTGACCTCCGCGAAAAGTACTTTCCAGTCGATGACCGTGACGCTCTGATCCGCATCGCTCTCGAGAATCGGCCTGACTATCAGAAAGCAGAATTAGCGGTCGAGAACGGCCGTATCCAAACGCAGGCATTGCGTGATCAGAAACTCCCGAGGGTCGACGGCTTTGGAAATTTTGGTTATAGCTCGCCGTACATTGCAAACGGCAGTTCGGACTACACGGTCGGAGTCAATCTGACATACACGATCTTCGACGCCGGGCGAAAGTCCCGGACGCAACAGGCCGCGGAAGCGGTTTCGATGGCAGAACTTGAAAAGCAAAATCTGGCCGACGCGATCCGGCTCGATGTCATACGCTCACTACAAAATTACAGCACGGCACGCGGCAAGATACAGGTTTCTATTAAGAGCACAGCGTATGCGGAAGAGGCTCTGAGGATCGTCCAGGACAGATATAAGTTCGGCCTGACGACATTTAACGAAGTCTTGCGTGCCGAGTCCGCCGTGGTCGCCGCAAAACAGAATATTCTAAAGGCCAGATACGACTATTACGTTAGCTTTGCTTCGATCTTGCTCGCGACTGGACGCCTGAGCGATGTCAGGCTCTTTGATTAA
- a CDS encoding efflux RND transporter periplasmic adaptor subunit yields MKRKFALIISLGAAAMFAGGCGKATETTKQPETAVDARNVTITKVTKSSIEDFYEATGTVKAKTTTQVSANIMGRIVSFPVAEGDTVSKGQVLVEIDNRESQAQFQKAQAGMREAQAGLIEIDRSVEAANAAVQTAEANRQLAQVTFDRYKELFERRSATAQEFDEAQSRLKMARSELDRAKAGVQVVLSKKKQLNARIDQARADISSTQVFQGYSRISSPVSGVVVKKFAESGSTAGPGVPLLSIEDNSQYRLEAAVEESRSKLIRIGNRVNVRIDAIGEGEFMGTVAEIMPTSDAASRSYTVKIDLAANPLLRTGLYGMARFPVAQKEAITVPLTAIVERGQLTGVYAVGANGIAQFRIVTTGKTSEGNIEVLTGVSEGDDIVTSDVKAINDGTKVR; encoded by the coding sequence ATGAAGAGAAAGTTTGCACTTATAATTTCGCTCGGGGCGGCCGCGATGTTCGCCGGCGGCTGCGGCAAGGCGACGGAGACGACCAAACAGCCCGAGACGGCCGTCGATGCCCGCAACGTAACGATCACGAAAGTGACAAAGTCCTCGATCGAGGATTTCTATGAGGCCACCGGCACCGTTAAGGCAAAGACCACGACGCAGGTGTCTGCCAACATAATGGGCCGCATCGTGTCGTTTCCGGTTGCCGAGGGAGACACGGTATCGAAGGGACAGGTCTTGGTCGAGATCGACAATCGCGAGAGCCAGGCACAATTTCAGAAAGCCCAGGCGGGTATGAGAGAGGCTCAGGCCGGGCTGATCGAGATCGACAGATCCGTTGAGGCGGCTAATGCAGCCGTCCAGACGGCCGAGGCGAACCGGCAGTTAGCACAAGTTACCTTTGACCGTTACAAGGAACTATTTGAACGCCGTTCGGCAACCGCCCAGGAATTTGACGAGGCTCAATCCAGGCTCAAAATGGCTCGGTCCGAACTCGACCGGGCTAAAGCCGGCGTGCAGGTCGTACTGTCCAAGAAAAAGCAGCTCAACGCTCGCATAGACCAGGCTCGAGCCGACATTTCGAGTACACAGGTATTCCAAGGCTATTCGCGTATCTCATCGCCGGTTTCGGGCGTCGTGGTCAAAAAGTTTGCAGAATCCGGGTCAACCGCGGGCCCCGGCGTACCGCTTCTATCGATCGAGGACAATTCACAATATCGACTTGAGGCTGCGGTCGAAGAATCGCGTAGCAAACTGATCAGGATCGGCAATCGTGTCAATGTCCGGATCGACGCGATAGGCGAGGGCGAGTTTATGGGCACGGTCGCTGAGATCATGCCAACCTCCGACGCTGCTAGTCGTAGTTATACCGTCAAGATCGATCTTGCAGCCAACCCGCTACTCAGGACCGGCCTTTACGGAATGGCCCGCTTCCCCGTCGCCCAGAAGGAGGCGATCACCGTACCGCTCACTGCGATAGTCGAACGCGGCCAGTTGACGGGCGTCTATGCGGTCGGAGCGAACGGTATCGCCCAGTTTAGGATCGTCACAACGGGCAAGACTTCCGAAGGCAATATTGAGGTATTGACCGGCGTTTCAGAGGGCGACGACATCGTTACGTCAGACGTCAAGGCAATAAATGACGGCACAAAGGTCAGGTAA